The proteins below come from a single Piscinibacter gummiphilus genomic window:
- the lipA gene encoding lipoyl synthase → MSTDKVVHTAQDAASYDASAKQKSQAKTARIPIKIVPAEQLKKPDWIRVKAGSHNTRFYEIKQILREHKLHTVCEEASCPNIGECFGGGTATFMIMGDKCTRRCPFCDVGHGRPDPLDKDEPLNLAKTIAALKLNYVVITSVDRDDLRDGGAAHFVECIERVRELSPKTRIEILTPDFRGRMDRALEILKAAPPDVMNHNLETAPRLYKEARPGSDYAYSLNLLKRFKEFAPHVPTKSGIMVGLGETDEEILQVMRDMREHDIDMLTIGQYLAPSGHHLPVRRYVHPDTFKMYEEEAHKMGFTHAAVGALVRSSYHADQQAHQAGVNIPA, encoded by the coding sequence ATGTCCACCGACAAGGTCGTCCACACCGCCCAAGACGCGGCCTCCTACGACGCCTCCGCCAAGCAGAAGTCGCAGGCCAAGACCGCACGCATCCCGATCAAGATCGTGCCGGCCGAGCAGTTGAAGAAGCCCGACTGGATCCGCGTGAAGGCGGGCTCGCACAACACACGCTTCTACGAGATCAAGCAGATCCTGCGCGAGCACAAGCTGCACACGGTGTGCGAAGAGGCTTCGTGCCCCAACATCGGCGAATGCTTCGGCGGGGGTACCGCGACCTTCATGATCATGGGTGACAAGTGCACCCGCCGCTGCCCCTTCTGCGACGTGGGCCACGGCCGCCCCGACCCGCTCGACAAGGACGAGCCGCTCAACCTCGCGAAGACCATCGCCGCCCTCAAGCTCAACTACGTGGTGATCACGAGCGTCGACCGCGACGACCTGCGCGACGGTGGCGCGGCCCATTTCGTGGAATGCATTGAGCGGGTGCGCGAGCTGTCGCCGAAGACCCGCATCGAGATCCTCACGCCCGACTTCCGCGGCCGCATGGACCGTGCGCTCGAGATCCTGAAAGCGGCACCGCCGGATGTGATGAACCACAACCTCGAAACCGCGCCGCGCCTCTACAAGGAAGCGCGCCCGGGCTCCGACTACGCCTACTCGCTCAACCTGCTCAAGCGCTTCAAGGAGTTCGCACCGCACGTGCCGACCAAGAGCGGCATCATGGTCGGCCTCGGCGAGACGGATGAAGAGATCCTGCAGGTGATGCGCGACATGCGCGAGCACGACATCGACATGCTCACCATCGGCCAGTACCTCGCGCCCTCAGGCCACCACCTGCCGGTGCGCCGCTACGTGCACCCCGACACCTTCAAGATGTACGAGGAAGAGGCCCACAAGATGGGCTTCACGCACGCGGCCGTCGGCGCGCTGGTGCGCTCGTCGTACCACGCCGACCAGCAGGCGCATCAGGCCGGGGTGAACATCCCGGCCTGA
- a CDS encoding D-amino acid aminotransferase has translation MVAVPDTLAGSVCHLNGEFLPLREAKVSVLDRGFLFGDGIYEVLPVYGWRLFRFEEHMARLGRNLAKVRIANPHTAVRWLELCRELVAAQPDADQALYLQVTRGVAPRNHVMPVDVAPTVFMMSHPLVQPSAEERHRGVACVTARDFRWERGDLKSISLLGNVLARQMSADHGAAETILLRDGFLTEASASNVWVVHEGAVLGPPKSEHVLEGIRYELIRELCEEEGIAFNLRPVAEADLLSADEVMLSSAAKEVLPVTSIDGQPVGHGALRGKPGPVYARLYEAYQRAKKVQSL, from the coding sequence ATGGTCGCTGTTCCTGACACGCTTGCCGGCAGCGTCTGCCACCTCAACGGCGAGTTCCTGCCGCTGCGCGAGGCGAAGGTCTCGGTGCTCGACAGGGGCTTCCTCTTCGGTGACGGCATCTACGAAGTGCTGCCGGTCTACGGCTGGCGACTCTTCCGCTTCGAGGAGCACATGGCCCGCCTGGGGCGCAACCTGGCGAAGGTGCGCATCGCGAACCCGCACACCGCGGTGCGCTGGCTGGAGCTGTGCCGCGAACTCGTGGCGGCACAGCCCGACGCCGACCAGGCGCTGTACCTGCAGGTGACGCGCGGCGTGGCGCCCCGCAACCACGTGATGCCGGTCGACGTGGCGCCCACTGTCTTCATGATGAGCCACCCGCTGGTGCAGCCGAGCGCCGAGGAGCGCCACCGCGGGGTGGCCTGCGTCACGGCGCGCGACTTCCGTTGGGAGCGCGGCGACCTCAAGTCCATCTCGCTGCTCGGCAACGTGCTGGCGCGCCAGATGTCGGCCGACCACGGCGCGGCCGAGACCATCCTGCTGCGCGATGGCTTCCTCACCGAAGCCTCGGCCAGCAATGTGTGGGTGGTGCACGAGGGCGCGGTACTCGGGCCCCCGAAGAGCGAGCACGTGCTGGAAGGCATCCGCTACGAGTTGATCCGCGAGCTGTGCGAGGAAGAAGGCATCGCCTTCAACCTGCGGCCCGTCGCCGAGGCTGACCTGCTGTCGGCCGACGAGGTGATGCTGAGCTCGGCGGCCAAGGAAGTGCTGCCCGTGACCTCGATCGACGGCCAGCCGGTCGGCCACGGCGCCTTGCGCGGCAAGCCCGGCCCGGTCTATGCACGCCTCTACGAGGCCTACCAGCGCGCCAAGAAGGTGCAGTCCCTATGA
- a CDS encoding YbeD family protein has translation MKHISPEESLIEYPSRFPIKVMGENVDGFVHAVTMVAKNFDPDFDAATVEMRPSSGGKYLGVTITITATSREQLDELYRTLTTHPMVKVVL, from the coding sequence ATGAAACACATTTCGCCCGAAGAATCGCTGATCGAGTACCCGTCGAGATTCCCCATCAAGGTGATGGGCGAGAACGTCGACGGTTTCGTGCATGCGGTGACGATGGTCGCGAAGAACTTCGACCCTGACTTCGACGCCGCCACGGTGGAGATGCGCCCGAGCAGCGGCGGCAAGTACCTCGGCGTGACCATCACCATCACCGCCACCAGCCGCGAGCAGCTCGACGAGCTCTACCGCACGCTCACCACGCACCCGATGGTCAAGGTGGTGCTGTGA
- the lipB gene encoding lipoyl(octanoyl) transferase LipB, with protein sequence MRGRVDYVATVDEMRSFTEARGPDTPDEIWLCEHAPVYTQGIAGKAEHVLVPGDVPVVQTNRGGQVTYHGPGQVVAYPLIDLKRLGIFVKEYVYRLEHCVLKTLESVGITGHRVAGAPGIYVNLADPFGHAALTGPSARPFDGLGKVAALGIKVSRHCTYHGVALNVAMDLSPFSRINPCGYAGLATVDLATLGVRTDWHTVAERLGDKLAAHLS encoded by the coding sequence ATGCGCGGCCGCGTGGACTACGTGGCAACCGTCGACGAGATGCGTAGCTTCACCGAGGCACGCGGCCCCGACACCCCCGACGAGATCTGGCTGTGCGAGCACGCGCCCGTCTACACGCAGGGCATCGCCGGCAAGGCCGAGCACGTGCTCGTGCCGGGCGATGTGCCGGTGGTGCAGACCAACCGCGGTGGCCAGGTCACCTACCACGGGCCCGGCCAGGTGGTGGCCTATCCGCTGATCGACCTCAAGCGCCTCGGCATCTTCGTCAAGGAATACGTCTACCGCCTCGAGCACTGCGTGCTCAAGACGCTGGAGAGCGTCGGCATCACCGGCCACCGGGTGGCCGGAGCACCCGGCATCTACGTGAACCTGGCCGACCCGTTCGGCCATGCCGCGCTGACCGGCCCGAGTGCACGACCGTTCGATGGCCTCGGCAAGGTCGCGGCACTCGGCATCAAGGTGAGCCGGCACTGCACGTACCACGGTGTCGCACTCAACGTGGCGATGGATTTGTCGCCCTTTTCGCGCATCAATCCGTGTGGCTACGCAGGGCTCGCGACAGTCGACCTCGCTACACTGGGCGTCCGCACCGACTGGCATACCGTGGCCGAACGACTTGGTGACAAGCTCGCGGCCCACCTGAGCTGA
- a CDS encoding DUF4331 domain-containing protein, which yields MQLSFFKTAPLAAAALLAVCGIGATHASSHREAPFITTSPKVDGTDFYMFRSYETGRAAYTTLIANYMPLQDAYGGPNYFSMDPNALYEIHIDNDGDAREDLTFQFRFKNKLRDTSGKTLTVGGEEVAIPLIQFGQVSNVQDANLNLGESFTLTVVRGDRRRGNAQAVTNAANGATTFDKPVDNIGVKTIPDYAAYAGRHVYTINIPGCSAPGKVFVGQRKDPFAVNLGTIFDLVNAPVNVITNRQFANAAPNTIDDKNVTSLAIEVPTACLTQGNEPVIGGWTTASLRQARLLDPTPRAGHQTTEKTGGAWTQVSRLGMPLVNEVVIGLKDKDRFNSAKPKDDGQFLTYVTKPTLPKLLEIALGLPNIAPTNYPRLDLQTTFLTGIAGVNQPRNAVASEMLRLNTGTTPVPLASQNTLGVVGNILAGGNDMAGYPNGRRPNDDVVDISLIAMMGGLCVANGDMNTLGFGAACRPSAVPLGATAFQLHDAVDQSRATLLPGFPYLATPIGGTQ from the coding sequence ATGCAACTCTCGTTCTTCAAGACCGCGCCACTCGCGGCCGCCGCCCTGCTGGCGGTGTGCGGTATCGGCGCCACCCACGCCTCCAGCCACCGCGAAGCGCCCTTCATCACCACCTCGCCCAAGGTGGACGGCACCGACTTCTACATGTTCCGCAGCTACGAGACGGGCCGCGCCGCGTACACGACGCTGATCGCCAACTACATGCCGCTGCAAGACGCCTACGGCGGCCCCAACTATTTCTCGATGGACCCGAACGCGCTGTACGAGATCCACATCGACAACGACGGCGACGCGCGCGAAGACCTCACCTTCCAGTTCCGCTTCAAGAATAAGCTGCGCGACACCAGCGGCAAGACGCTCACCGTCGGCGGCGAGGAAGTGGCGATTCCGCTGATCCAGTTCGGCCAGGTGAGCAACGTGCAGGACGCCAACCTCAACCTCGGTGAGAGCTTCACCCTCACCGTGGTGCGCGGCGACCGCCGCCGCGGCAACGCGCAGGCGGTGACCAACGCCGCCAACGGCGCCACCACCTTCGACAAGCCGGTCGACAACATCGGCGTGAAGACGATCCCCGACTACGCCGCGTATGCGGGCCGCCACGTCTACACCATCAACATCCCCGGTTGCAGCGCGCCCGGCAAGGTGTTCGTCGGCCAGCGCAAGGACCCGTTCGCCGTCAACCTGGGCACCATCTTCGACCTGGTGAATGCGCCGGTGAACGTGATCACCAACCGCCAGTTCGCCAATGCCGCGCCCAATACCATCGACGACAAGAACGTCACCTCGCTCGCGATCGAAGTGCCCACCGCCTGCCTCACGCAGGGCAACGAGCCGGTGATCGGCGGCTGGACGACCGCGAGCCTGCGCCAAGCCCGCCTGCTCGACCCGACGCCGCGCGCCGGCCACCAGACCACCGAGAAGACCGGCGGCGCGTGGACCCAGGTCTCGCGCCTGGGCATGCCGCTCGTGAACGAAGTCGTGATCGGCCTCAAGGACAAGGACCGCTTCAACAGCGCCAAGCCGAAGGACGACGGCCAGTTCCTCACCTACGTGACGAAACCCACGCTGCCCAAGCTGCTGGAGATCGCGCTCGGCCTGCCCAACATCGCACCGACCAACTACCCGCGCCTGGACCTGCAGACGACCTTCCTCACCGGCATCGCGGGCGTCAACCAGCCGCGCAACGCGGTGGCTTCGGAGATGCTGCGCCTGAACACCGGCACGACGCCGGTGCCGCTGGCCAGCCAGAACACGCTGGGCGTGGTGGGCAACATCCTTGCGGGCGGCAACGACATGGCCGGCTACCCCAACGGCCGACGCCCGAACGACGACGTGGTCGACATCTCGCTCATCGCGATGATGGGCGGGCTGTGCGTGGCCAATGGCGACATGAACACGCTCGGCTTCGGCGCGGCCTGCCGCCCCTCGGCGGTGCCGCTCGGCGCCACCGCCTTCCAGCTGCACGATGCGGTCGACCAGTCGCGCGCCACGCTGCTGCCCGGCTTCCCCTACCTCGCGACGCCCATCGGCGGCACGCAGTGA
- a CDS encoding hydantoinase B/oxoprolinase family protein, with the protein MTTLPSRWQFWIDRGGTFTDVVGRAPDGVLHTLKMLSENPEQYADAAVEGIRRLLGLQAGELITPERVECVKMGTTVATNALLERKGDRTLLVTTKGFRDALRIALQARPRLFERHIVLPELLYEQVIEAYERVGAHGDEVQPLDKAALQAQLQQAYADGLRSCAIVFMHGYRYTAHEEVAEALAREVGFTQISVSHKVSPLMKLVSRGDTTVVDAYLSPILRRYVDQVARQMPGVHLFFMQSSGGLTEAQRFQGKDAILSGPAGGIVGMVRTAVEGGHQKVIGFDMGGTSTDVSHYAGEFERAFETQVAGVRMRAPMMSIHTVAAGGGSIIGFDGARLRVGPESAGANPGPASYRRGGPLATTDANVMLGKIQPDHFPKVFGPQANESLDREVVVERFTKMARQMNEASGRRITPEEVASGALQIAVANMANAIKRISVARGYDVTGYTLQCFGGAGGQHACAVADALGMTRVFAHPLAGVLSAYGMGLADQIAMRERSVEQALDDAGLLAARHTASELAQQAREELAQQGVADASVHTIARLQVRYAGTDTALTCGLPGELPPAQAIAAVRDEFERAYQQRFAFLMPDRSLVIEAVAVEAVAPGERSSASHGMSMETSHTPAPVAQVQMYCQADEASAGWRHAALHVRESLNPGATIDGPAVIAEKNATTVVEPGWQARLTAGQSLELRRIRARTSAHAVGTDADPVMLEVFNNLFMNIAEQMGLRLQNTAYSVNIKERLDFSCALFDASGSLIANAPHMPVHLGSMSESIRTVIEHNPGMRPGDVYVLNNPYNGGTHLPDITVVTPVYLEPKDAKPSFYVASRGHHADIGGTTPGSMPPFSTTIEEEGVLIDNFKLVAEGRLREKELLELLGSGRYPSRNPQQNLADLRAQIAANEKGVQELRAMVAQYGRETVAAYMAHVQNNAEESVRRVITALRDGEFTLPLDNGAVIRVKVSVNAKARSAKVDFTGTSAQLANNFNAPRSITMAAVLYVFRTLVDDEIPLNAGCLKPIEVVVPEGCMLNPRHPAAVVAGNVETSMCVTNALYGALGVMAASQCTMNNFTFGNDTYQYYETISGGSGAGPGFAGTSVVQTHMTNSRLTDPEVLEFRYPVRLDSYEIRAGSGGAGEWVGGNGGVRRVRFLEPMMASILSNGREHPAFGMAGGAPGSLGANRVERADGRIEALPHIGQAEMQPGDVFVIETPGGGGYGEPLKA; encoded by the coding sequence ATGACGACCCTTCCCTCACGCTGGCAGTTCTGGATCGACCGTGGCGGCACGTTCACCGACGTGGTGGGCCGCGCCCCCGACGGGGTGCTGCACACGCTCAAGATGCTCTCCGAAAACCCGGAGCAATACGCCGACGCGGCCGTCGAAGGCATCCGCCGCCTGCTCGGCCTGCAGGCCGGTGAGCTGATCACGCCCGAGCGTGTGGAGTGCGTGAAGATGGGCACCACGGTCGCGACCAACGCGCTCCTCGAACGCAAGGGCGACCGCACGCTGCTCGTCACCACCAAGGGCTTCCGCGACGCACTGCGCATCGCGCTGCAGGCGCGGCCCAGGCTCTTCGAGCGGCACATCGTGCTGCCCGAGCTGCTCTATGAACAGGTGATCGAGGCCTATGAACGGGTGGGCGCGCATGGCGACGAGGTGCAGCCGCTCGACAAGGCCGCCTTGCAGGCGCAACTGCAGCAGGCCTACGCCGACGGCCTGCGCTCGTGCGCAATCGTCTTCATGCACGGCTACCGCTACACCGCCCACGAGGAAGTGGCGGAAGCGCTGGCGCGCGAGGTGGGCTTCACGCAGATTTCGGTGTCGCACAAGGTGAGCCCGCTGATGAAGCTGGTCTCGCGCGGCGACACGACGGTCGTCGACGCCTACCTCTCGCCCATCCTGCGCCGCTACGTCGACCAGGTGGCGCGGCAGATGCCGGGCGTGCACCTCTTCTTCATGCAGAGCTCGGGCGGCCTCACCGAAGCGCAGCGCTTCCAGGGTAAGGACGCCATCCTCTCCGGGCCGGCCGGCGGCATCGTCGGCATGGTGCGCACCGCCGTCGAAGGCGGCCACCAGAAGGTGATCGGCTTCGACATGGGCGGCACCTCCACCGACGTGAGCCACTACGCGGGCGAGTTCGAGCGTGCCTTCGAGACGCAGGTGGCGGGCGTGCGCATGCGCGCGCCGATGATGAGCATCCACACGGTCGCGGCCGGTGGCGGCTCCATCATCGGCTTCGATGGTGCGCGGCTGCGCGTCGGGCCTGAATCGGCCGGCGCCAACCCGGGGCCGGCGAGCTACCGCCGCGGCGGGCCGCTCGCCACCACCGATGCCAATGTGATGCTGGGCAAGATCCAGCCCGATCACTTCCCCAAGGTCTTCGGGCCGCAGGCCAACGAGTCGCTCGACCGCGAGGTGGTGGTCGAGCGCTTCACGAAGATGGCGCGCCAGATGAACGAGGCCAGTGGCCGCCGCATCACGCCGGAAGAAGTGGCCAGCGGCGCGCTGCAGATCGCGGTGGCCAACATGGCCAACGCGATCAAGCGCATCTCGGTCGCACGCGGCTACGACGTCACCGGCTACACGCTGCAGTGCTTCGGCGGCGCCGGCGGGCAGCATGCCTGCGCGGTGGCCGATGCGCTGGGCATGACGCGTGTCTTCGCGCACCCGCTGGCCGGCGTGCTCTCGGCCTACGGCATGGGCCTGGCCGACCAGATCGCGATGCGCGAGCGTTCGGTCGAGCAGGCGCTCGACGACGCCGGCCTGCTGGCCGCACGCCACACCGCCAGCGAGCTCGCGCAGCAGGCCCGCGAAGAGCTGGCGCAGCAAGGCGTGGCCGACGCCAGCGTGCACACCATCGCGCGCCTGCAGGTGCGCTATGCAGGCACCGACACCGCGCTCACCTGCGGGCTGCCCGGCGAGTTGCCCCCCGCGCAGGCCATCGCCGCAGTGCGCGACGAGTTCGAGCGCGCGTACCAGCAACGCTTCGCCTTCCTGATGCCCGACCGCTCGCTCGTGATCGAAGCGGTGGCCGTGGAGGCGGTCGCGCCCGGCGAGCGCAGCTCGGCCTCGCACGGCATGTCGATGGAGACCTCGCACACCCCCGCGCCCGTCGCCCAAGTGCAGATGTATTGCCAGGCCGACGAAGCCTCGGCCGGCTGGCGCCATGCGGCGCTGCACGTGCGCGAATCGCTCAACCCCGGCGCCACGATCGACGGCCCCGCCGTCATCGCCGAGAAGAACGCGACCACCGTGGTCGAGCCCGGCTGGCAGGCCCGCCTCACCGCGGGCCAGAGCCTGGAGCTGCGGCGCATCCGGGCGCGCACGAGCGCCCATGCCGTCGGCACCGACGCCGACCCGGTGATGCTGGAGGTCTTCAACAACCTCTTCATGAACATCGCCGAGCAGATGGGGCTGCGCCTGCAGAACACCGCCTACTCGGTGAACATCAAGGAGCGGCTCGACTTCTCCTGCGCGCTGTTTGATGCCAGCGGCAGCCTCATCGCCAACGCACCGCACATGCCGGTGCACCTGGGCTCGATGAGCGAGTCGATCCGCACGGTGATCGAGCACAACCCCGGCATGCGCCCGGGCGACGTCTACGTGCTCAACAACCCGTACAACGGCGGCACGCACCTGCCCGACATCACTGTCGTGACACCGGTGTACCTGGAGCCGAAGGACGCGAAGCCCTCGTTCTACGTCGCCTCGCGCGGCCACCATGCCGACATCGGCGGCACCACGCCCGGTTCGATGCCGCCTTTCTCGACCACCATCGAGGAAGAAGGCGTGCTGATCGACAACTTCAAGCTGGTGGCCGAAGGCCGGCTGCGCGAGAAGGAGCTGCTGGAATTGCTCGGCTCGGGCCGCTACCCCTCGCGCAACCCGCAGCAGAACCTGGCCGACCTGCGCGCGCAGATCGCCGCCAACGAAAAGGGCGTGCAGGAGCTGCGGGCGATGGTGGCGCAATACGGCCGCGAGACGGTGGCCGCCTACATGGCGCACGTGCAGAACAACGCCGAGGAATCGGTGCGGCGCGTGATCACCGCGCTGCGCGACGGCGAGTTCACGCTGCCGCTCGACAACGGCGCCGTGATCCGCGTGAAGGTGAGCGTGAACGCCAAGGCCCGCAGCGCCAAGGTCGACTTCACCGGCACCAGCGCGCAGCTCGCCAACAACTTCAACGCGCCACGCTCGATCACGATGGCCGCGGTGCTCTACGTTTTCCGCACGCTGGTCGACGATGAGATCCCGCTCAACGCCGGTTGCCTGAAGCCCATCGAGGTGGTCGTGCCCGAAGGCTGCATGCTCAACCCGCGCCACCCGGCCGCGGTGGTGGCCGGCAACGTCGAGACCTCGATGTGCGTGACCAACGCGCTCTACGGGGCACTCGGCGTGATGGCCGCCAGCCAGTGCACGATGAACAACTTCACCTTCGGCAACGACACCTACCAGTACTACGAGACCATCTCCGGCGGCTCGGGCGCGGGCCCGGGCTTCGCCGGCACGAGCGTCGTGCAGACGCACATGACCAACTCGCGCCTCACCGACCCCGAGGTGCTGGAGTTCCGCTACCCGGTGCGGCTCGACAGCTACGAGATCCGCGCCGGCTCGGGCGGTGCGGGTGAGTGGGTCGGCGGCAACGGCGGCGTGCGGCGTGTGCGCTTCCTGGAGCCGATGATGGCGTCCATCCTCAGCAACGGGCGCGAGCACCCGGCCTTCGGCATGGCGGGCGGCGCGCCCGGCTCGCTCGGGGCTAACCGCGTGGAGCGCGCCGATGGACGCATCGAGGCGCTGCCGCACATCGGCCAGGCCGAGATGCAGCCGGGCGACGTGTTCGTGATCGAGACCCCGGGCGGCGGCGGCTACGGCGAGCCGCTGAAAGCCTGA
- a CDS encoding TRAP transporter large permease subunit, producing MDILTVSLLIAALIAVLASGFWIGLSLLGVAAFAMNFFTQRMVGDSMAFTIWGSTSSWTLTALPLFLWMGEILFRSRLTADLFRGLAPWLNRVPGRLLHANVIGCGIFAAVSGSSAATCATIGKITLPELKKRGYPDDIAIGSLAGAGTFGLMIPPSIIMIVYAVATDVSIAKLFVAGVVPGLLLMAIFSGYLMLWALRHPEQVPEGDADTTLAQKLAAGRHLIPVLSLIVLVIGAIYTGIATATESAALGVAGSLGLAALEGSLTWKSFKEGLWAACRVYCMIGLILAGAAFLTLAMGFIGLPREVASFIGGLHLSPFMLLVLLMGFFIVLGCFLDGISMVVLTMAVLLPTVQAAGIDLVWFGIFVVMVVEMAQITPPVGFNLFVLQGLTKREVPYLARTALPFFGLLVAALGLIYVFPQTVLWLPGLM from the coding sequence ATGGACATCCTCACCGTCTCGCTCCTGATCGCCGCGCTCATCGCGGTGCTCGCCTCCGGGTTCTGGATCGGCCTGTCGCTGTTGGGCGTCGCCGCGTTCGCGATGAACTTCTTCACCCAGCGCATGGTGGGCGACAGCATGGCGTTCACCATCTGGGGCTCCACCTCCAGCTGGACGCTCACCGCGCTGCCGCTCTTCCTGTGGATGGGCGAGATCCTCTTCCGCTCGCGGCTCACCGCCGACCTCTTCCGCGGCCTCGCGCCGTGGCTCAACCGCGTTCCTGGGCGGCTGCTGCATGCCAACGTGATCGGCTGCGGCATCTTCGCGGCGGTGTCGGGGTCGAGCGCGGCCACCTGCGCCACCATCGGCAAGATCACGCTGCCCGAACTCAAGAAACGCGGCTACCCCGACGACATCGCCATCGGCTCGCTGGCCGGCGCCGGCACCTTCGGGCTGATGATCCCGCCGTCGATCATCATGATCGTCTACGCCGTCGCGACCGACGTGTCGATCGCCAAGCTCTTCGTCGCCGGCGTGGTGCCGGGCCTGCTGCTGATGGCGATCTTCTCCGGCTACCTGATGCTGTGGGCGCTCCGGCACCCGGAGCAGGTGCCCGAGGGCGACGCCGACACCACGCTGGCGCAGAAGCTCGCCGCCGGCCGCCACCTGATCCCGGTGCTGTCGCTGATCGTGCTGGTGATCGGTGCCATCTACACCGGCATCGCCACCGCCACCGAATCGGCCGCGCTCGGCGTAGCCGGCTCGCTCGGGCTCGCCGCCCTCGAAGGCTCGCTCACCTGGAAGAGCTTCAAGGAGGGCCTCTGGGCTGCCTGCCGCGTGTACTGCATGATCGGCCTCATCCTCGCGGGCGCCGCCTTCCTCACGCTGGCCATGGGCTTCATCGGCCTGCCGCGCGAGGTGGCCAGCTTCATCGGCGGGCTGCACCTGTCGCCCTTCATGCTGCTGGTGCTGCTGATGGGCTTCTTCATCGTGCTCGGCTGCTTTCTCGACGGAATCTCGATGGTGGTGCTCACCATGGCGGTGCTGCTGCCCACCGTGCAGGCGGCCGGCATCGACCTCGTCTGGTTCGGCATCTTCGTGGTGATGGTGGTCGAGATGGCGCAGATCACCCCGCCCGTCGGCTTCAACCTCTTCGTGCTGCAGGGCCTCACCAAGCGCGAAGTGCCCTACCTCGCCCGCACCGCCCTGCCCTTCTTCGGGCTGCTGGTGGCCGCGCTCGGGCTGATCTACGTCTTCCCACAGACCGTGCTCTGGCTGCCCGGCCTGATGTAA
- a CDS encoding iron-containing alcohol dehydrogenase, with the protein MSQAPMRGVYKIQAQERIVFGEPAGEAVAAEVQRLGAKRVFLVSSASLARLDDGPLQQVQRTLAERCVGVFTAMRAHSPREDVIAAANAARAARADLLVAVGGGSSIDGTKAVLACLWHGLDTPEAMAPFLAEGTAAQPLEAPPNPIRMLSVSTTLSAADFTSRAGVTDTATRAKQGFGHALLVPQVAVLDPQATLHTPLPLLLSSGIRAVDHAVESHCAPRAHTMASMHALEGLRLLSRALPAIHRDSASLAARTEAQLGMWQAMWGSSTGGGTGASHGIGYALGAGFDIPHGETSCVMLAPVLRFNEPANADRQAALLKAMESPLPTAADAIAALVRGLGLPTSLQALGLKREHLDGLARRSLAYPPVRANPRPIRSESEVREILELAWQGLAPR; encoded by the coding sequence GTGAGCCAGGCGCCGATGCGCGGCGTCTACAAGATCCAGGCGCAGGAGCGCATCGTCTTCGGCGAGCCGGCGGGCGAGGCGGTCGCCGCCGAAGTGCAGCGGCTGGGTGCGAAGCGGGTGTTCCTCGTCAGCAGTGCGTCGCTTGCGCGGCTGGACGATGGCCCGCTGCAGCAGGTGCAGCGGACACTCGCCGAGCGCTGCGTGGGCGTGTTCACCGCGATGCGCGCCCACAGCCCGCGTGAAGACGTGATCGCCGCCGCGAACGCCGCGCGTGCGGCCCGCGCCGACCTGCTGGTCGCGGTCGGCGGTGGTTCGTCGATCGACGGCACGAAGGCCGTGCTTGCCTGCCTGTGGCACGGGCTCGACACGCCCGAGGCGATGGCCCCGTTCCTCGCCGAAGGCACGGCCGCACAGCCGCTCGAAGCGCCGCCGAACCCGATCCGCATGCTCTCGGTGTCGACCACGCTCTCGGCTGCCGACTTCACCTCGCGGGCCGGCGTGACCGACACCGCCACACGCGCCAAGCAGGGCTTCGGCCACGCGCTGCTGGTGCCGCAGGTGGCAGTGCTCGACCCGCAGGCCACGCTGCACACGCCGCTGCCGCTGCTGCTGTCGAGCGGCATCCGCGCGGTCGACCATGCGGTCGAGAGCCACTGCGCCCCCCGGGCCCACACGATGGCATCGATGCATGCGCTCGAAGGCCTGCGCCTCTTGTCGCGCGCCTTGCCCGCCATCCACCGCGATTCAGCATCGCTGGCTGCACGCACCGAAGCGCAGCTTGGCATGTGGCAGGCGATGTGGGGTTCGTCGACGGGCGGCGGCACCGGCGCGAGCCACGGCATCGGCTATGCGCTGGGCGCGGGCTTCGACATCCCCCACGGCGAAACCTCGTGCGTGATGCTCGCCCCGGTGCTTCGCTTCAACGAGCCTGCCAACGCCGACCGGCAGGCGGCCTTGCTGAAGGCGATGGAGAGCCCCTTGCCGACCGCCGCCGATGCGATCGCCGCGCTGGTGCGCGGCCTCGGCCTGCCCACCTCGCTGCAGGCGCTGGGCCTGAAGCGCGAGCACCTCGATGGGCTCGCGCGGCGTTCGCTCGCCTACCCGCCGGTGCGCGCGAACCCGCGGCCGATCCGCAGCGAGTCCGAGGTGCGGGAGATCCTCGAACTCGCCTGGCAGGGGCTCGCGCCGCGCTAG